The following proteins are encoded in a genomic region of Mycoplasmopsis columbinasalis:
- the rpoB gene encoding DNA-directed RNA polymerase subunit beta: protein MSLDAKQSNTNYKLRKFGPITERRDYSTTKQILNIPDFLSTSRESFEWFKSKGIEEVLREHYPIISANGKITLEYKENSARLEFPKAKEYDAIQDARVKGINYAAKLYAKYRITINDTSEVKDDEVFLGEIPIMTSGGSFIINGSEKVIVSQLIRSPGAYFGRAVRNKQSDDLFNKLEILPRIGSWLEISHKITSKTVDTVKIKIDKNKNVSLTTFLVALGFTIESIYDLFGNSAELEETIRRDKRIDEFPEDHLKNVKNCQEELFRVIRRGDRLTDESVANLISGILFNKKRYSLSQTGRYMLNKKLNLVDRISETILAETLKIKDEDGSEKILEEGTFITHKLALLIQKNFDSGTLSAKVIPGLDANVVYGKILNQSPKLEKMIKYISLNVYPSRKWKDRGKAPVKVIGNDPKSTETHLIISDIVAAISYYFNLLTGIGQDDDPDSLTNKQIVAVGELLQNQLNVVLGKLEKTTRERMGAKEANLITPKNITNNKLISNQMKTFFNSSKLSQFMDQINPLAEISNERRVTSLGPGGLNRDTAQFEVRDVRATHYGRICPIETPEGPNIGLILNFATYAKVNEYGFLQTPYFKVVDGYVHYDKVEYLTATEELGFYIAQSTVAVDENNKIVDPQITMRHNYTYVLGKPEEVDYIEAAPNQMVSVAAGCIPFLENDDANRALMGSNMQRQAVPLLETEAPFVATGLESAIARFSSANITARQAGIVEYVDGAKIKVRDDKGKLETYTLKNFQRSNQDTVVHQRPLVKMGQRVEKGDLLVDGSSFKDGELALGKNVVVAFTTFNGYNYEDAVILNERLVKDDVFTSIHIEEQTIQFRSSRVGDDELTADIPNVSKWATRNLDERGIVKVGSEVLPGDVLVGRVSPKGDDNPTQEEKLLSAVLNQRQMNVKDTSLKVKNGHNGTVIDVEVLDQKKDDVQFEDGIETIVKVSIAVKRKIRVGDKMSGRHGNKGVVSIVLPEEDMPYLEDGTPVDVMLNPQGVPSRMNIGQVLEIHLGMAARSLNIKFVTPAFDGIKKEEIFNLIREANLPESGKQYLINPITGRKFDNPVSVGVMYMLKLNHMVDDKMHARSVGPYSLITQQPLGGKSQNGGQRFGEMETWALESYGATNVLQEILTYKSDDINGRNRLYAALAKGQPLPEPGVPESFNVLSYELKGLKMKLDLMHEAEQEVNYNAQGESDYQQYFENLEMQGGFNE from the coding sequence ATGAGTTTAGATGCTAAGCAATCTAATACAAATTACAAATTACGCAAATTTGGCCCAATCACCGAAAGACGTGATTATTCAACAACAAAACAAATTTTAAACATTCCTGATTTTCTTTCGACCAGCAGAGAATCTTTTGAATGATTTAAATCAAAGGGAATCGAAGAAGTTTTACGTGAACATTATCCAATTATTTCAGCAAATGGCAAGATTACCCTTGAGTATAAAGAAAATAGTGCTCGTTTGGAATTCCCAAAAGCTAAAGAGTATGACGCAATTCAAGATGCGAGAGTAAAAGGCATCAACTACGCAGCTAAACTTTATGCTAAATACCGTATCACAATTAATGACACTTCAGAAGTTAAAGACGATGAAGTGTTTTTAGGTGAAATTCCAATTATGACTTCAGGCGGAAGTTTTATTATCAATGGAAGCGAAAAAGTTATTGTTAGCCAATTGATTAGGTCGCCTGGAGCTTATTTTGGTCGTGCCGTTCGTAACAAACAATCTGATGACTTGTTCAACAAGCTTGAAATTTTGCCAAGAATTGGTTCGTGACTTGAAATTTCGCACAAAATTACTTCGAAAACTGTTGATACAGTTAAGATCAAAATCGATAAGAATAAAAACGTTAGCTTGACAACTTTTCTTGTGGCACTTGGTTTTACCATTGAAAGTATTTACGACCTTTTTGGTAATTCAGCTGAACTTGAAGAAACTATTCGTAGAGACAAACGGATTGATGAATTTCCAGAAGATCACTTAAAAAATGTGAAGAACTGTCAAGAAGAGCTTTTCAGAGTGATTCGTCGTGGTGACCGTTTAACTGATGAATCAGTAGCTAACTTAATTTCTGGCATTTTGTTCAACAAAAAACGCTACAGTTTAAGTCAAACTGGACGTTATATGCTCAACAAAAAACTTAATTTAGTTGACCGGATTTCAGAAACCATTTTAGCTGAAACACTAAAAATAAAAGATGAAGATGGTAGTGAAAAAATCCTTGAAGAAGGAACTTTTATTACTCACAAATTAGCTTTATTAATTCAAAAGAACTTTGATAGTGGCACATTGTCAGCGAAAGTAATTCCAGGTTTAGACGCTAATGTTGTGTATGGCAAGATTTTAAACCAATCACCAAAATTGGAAAAAATGATTAAGTACATTAGTCTTAATGTTTATCCAAGTCGTAAGTGAAAAGATCGAGGTAAAGCACCAGTTAAAGTTATTGGTAACGATCCTAAATCAACTGAAACACACTTAATTATTTCGGACATTGTTGCTGCGATTAGTTATTACTTTAACCTTTTAACCGGAATTGGTCAAGACGACGATCCTGACTCACTTACCAACAAACAGATTGTGGCTGTTGGCGAATTGTTACAAAACCAACTCAACGTTGTACTTGGTAAACTTGAAAAAACCACACGTGAAAGAATGGGTGCTAAGGAAGCAAACTTAATTACCCCTAAAAACATTACTAACAACAAACTCATTTCTAACCAAATGAAAACTTTCTTTAACTCATCAAAACTTTCACAATTTATGGACCAAATCAACCCTCTTGCTGAAATTTCAAACGAAAGACGTGTGACCTCACTTGGACCTGGTGGTCTTAACCGTGATACAGCGCAATTCGAAGTGCGGGATGTTCGCGCCACCCACTACGGTAGAATTTGTCCAATTGAAACCCCCGAAGGACCAAACATTGGTTTGATTCTTAATTTTGCTACTTATGCTAAAGTGAACGAGTACGGTTTTCTCCAAACTCCTTATTTTAAAGTGGTGGATGGCTACGTGCACTATGACAAAGTGGAATATTTAACAGCGACTGAAGAGTTAGGTTTTTACATTGCGCAATCAACCGTGGCAGTAGACGAAAACAACAAAATTGTTGATCCACAAATCACGATGCGTCACAACTATACCTATGTTTTAGGAAAACCGGAAGAAGTCGATTACATCGAAGCTGCGCCTAACCAAATGGTTTCAGTAGCTGCTGGTTGCATTCCTTTCCTTGAAAACGACGATGCGAACCGTGCCTTGATGGGTTCGAACATGCAACGTCAAGCTGTGCCATTGCTAGAAACTGAAGCGCCTTTTGTTGCTACTGGTCTAGAAAGTGCCATTGCTCGTTTTTCTTCAGCTAACATTACTGCTCGTCAAGCGGGAATCGTTGAATACGTTGACGGCGCCAAAATTAAAGTTAGAGACGATAAGGGCAAACTAGAAACTTACACACTGAAGAATTTCCAACGTTCAAACCAAGACACCGTGGTACACCAAAGGCCATTAGTTAAAATGGGACAACGTGTGGAAAAAGGCGACTTGTTAGTTGATGGATCTTCATTCAAAGATGGTGAATTAGCGCTTGGTAAAAACGTTGTGGTTGCCTTTACCACATTTAACGGATACAACTATGAGGATGCGGTCATCCTCAACGAACGTCTTGTGAAAGATGATGTCTTTACCTCGATTCACATTGAAGAACAAACCATTCAATTTAGAAGTTCGAGAGTAGGTGACGATGAGTTAACCGCTGACATTCCAAACGTGTCAAAATGAGCAACGCGGAACCTTGATGAACGTGGCATTGTCAAAGTTGGTTCGGAAGTGTTGCCAGGCGATGTGTTAGTTGGTCGCGTGTCGCCAAAAGGTGATGACAACCCAACTCAAGAAGAAAAACTTCTTTCTGCAGTGCTTAACCAACGGCAAATGAATGTAAAAGACACTTCACTCAAAGTCAAAAACGGTCATAATGGTACTGTTATTGATGTGGAAGTACTTGACCAGAAGAAAGATGATGTGCAATTTGAAGACGGTATTGAAACTATTGTCAAAGTCTCAATTGCTGTGAAACGGAAAATACGTGTTGGTGACAAAATGTCTGGTCGCCACGGAAACAAAGGCGTGGTTTCAATTGTGTTACCAGAAGAAGATATGCCTTACTTAGAAGATGGTACACCAGTAGATGTTATGCTCAACCCACAAGGTGTGCCTTCGCGGATGAACATTGGTCAAGTCTTAGAAATTCACCTTGGTATGGCCGCTCGTTCGTTAAACATTAAATTTGTTACACCTGCTTTCGATGGTATTAAGAAGGAAGAAATTTTCAATTTAATTCGTGAAGCCAACTTACCAGAAAGTGGCAAACAATACCTTATCAACCCAATTACTGGTCGTAAGTTTGACAACCCAGTTTCAGTAGGTGTGATGTACATGCTTAAACTTAACCACATGGTTGACGACAAGATGCACGCGCGTTCTGTTGGACCTTATTCACTCATTACTCAACAACCACTTGGTGGTAAGAGTCAAAATGGTGGTCAAAGGTTTGGAGAAATGGAAACCTGAGCGCTTGAAAGTTATGGCGCAACTAACGTACTGCAAGAAATCTTGACTTACAAATCAGACGACATCAATGGTCGGAACAGGTTGTATGCTGCCTTAGCCAAAGGGCAACCACTCCCAGAACCAGGTGTGCCTGAATCATTCAACGTGCTTAGTTACGAACTCAAAGGTTTGAAGATGAAACTTGACCTAATGCACGAAGCTGAACAAGAAGTTAATTACAACGCCCAAGGCGAGTCAGACTACCAACAATACTTTGAAAACTTAGAAATGCAAGGAGGCTTTAATGAGTAA
- a CDS encoding FoF1 ATP synthase subunit delta/epsilon, translating to MAKTYLTIITVDNILFKDDVDAVQLRTKAGGEIVFLPNHTPFCSNIDVCKMTVFVNDKNKQVYSVGSGLVYADAKDVYIISDDVIAQTDIDIERARSDRDLFTKMVSDAKTEKDRKLSEFKLRKALSRIDIYNQK from the coding sequence ATGGCAAAAACTTATTTAACAATTATTACTGTTGACAACATTTTGTTCAAAGATGATGTTGATGCCGTGCAGTTACGCACCAAAGCTGGCGGAGAAATTGTCTTTTTACCTAACCACACACCATTTTGTAGCAACATTGATGTGTGCAAAATGACTGTTTTTGTTAACGACAAAAATAAACAAGTCTACTCAGTAGGTTCAGGTCTAGTTTATGCCGATGCTAAAGATGTTTACATCATTTCCGACGATGTGATTGCGCAAACTGACATTGACATCGAACGTGCTCGTAGTGACAGAGATTTATTTACCAAAATGGTTTCTGATGCTAAAACCGAAAAAGATCGTAAACTTTCTGAATTCAAATTACGCAAGGCCTTGAGCAGAATTGATATTTACAATCAGAAGTAG
- the atpD gene encoding F0F1 ATP synthase subunit beta — translation MSQSQVANYGKIIQIVGPVVDVRFPKGKLPAINNALVINFEGQKFTLEVAQHVGDETVRAIAMVSTNGLARGLDVLDTGKPISVPVGKDVLGRMFDVLGDPIDLMPLADNVPRKPIHAKAPTYEQQKTISEIFETGIKVIDLLIPYAKGGKIGLFGGAGVGKTVLVQELINNIATQHGGLSVFVGVGERTREGNDLYHEMKAAGVLDKTALVFGQMNEPPGARMRVALSGLTMAEHFRDEQNQDVLLFIDNIFRFVQAGSEVSALLGRMPSAVGYQPTLATEMGQLQERITSTHKGSITSVQAVYVPADDLTDPAPATTFTHLDAKTVLDRNIAALGIYPAVDPLESSSRLLHPLVVGNEHYEVAHSVINILQHFKELQDIIAILGVGELSEEDKLTVIRARRIRNFLSQPFTVAEKFSGKKGQYVKLADTIRSFRAILDGKYDDVPEDMFFYAGSIDDVDARYQAYKQQLAQAKATQAAQSQDTTSTKATN, via the coding sequence ATGTCACAATCTCAAGTAGCTAATTATGGCAAAATCATTCAAATCGTTGGCCCAGTTGTGGATGTGCGTTTTCCCAAAGGTAAGTTACCTGCGATCAATAATGCTTTGGTGATTAACTTTGAAGGTCAAAAATTCACACTCGAAGTAGCTCAACACGTTGGCGACGAAACTGTACGTGCTATCGCGATGGTTTCAACAAATGGTTTGGCTCGTGGGCTTGATGTTTTAGATACTGGAAAACCAATTAGCGTACCAGTTGGTAAAGATGTGCTTGGCCGTATGTTTGATGTGCTTGGTGACCCAATCGATTTGATGCCATTAGCTGATAATGTTCCACGCAAACCAATTCACGCTAAGGCGCCAACTTACGAACAACAAAAAACAATTTCAGAAATTTTTGAAACCGGAATTAAAGTTATTGACTTGCTCATCCCTTATGCTAAGGGGGGTAAAATCGGACTCTTTGGTGGTGCCGGCGTTGGTAAAACAGTTTTGGTGCAAGAATTAATTAATAACATTGCCACCCAACACGGTGGTTTGTCAGTGTTTGTTGGTGTGGGTGAACGTACCCGTGAAGGTAACGATCTCTACCACGAAATGAAAGCTGCCGGTGTGCTTGACAAAACCGCGCTTGTGTTTGGGCAAATGAACGAACCACCAGGGGCACGGATGAGAGTGGCTCTTAGCGGTTTAACGATGGCTGAACACTTCCGTGATGAACAAAACCAAGATGTGCTTTTGTTCATTGACAACATCTTCCGGTTTGTCCAAGCCGGTTCGGAAGTAAGCGCACTCTTAGGTCGTATGCCTAGTGCGGTTGGTTACCAACCAACTTTAGCAACAGAAATGGGTCAGTTACAAGAAAGAATCACTTCAACACACAAAGGTTCAATTACTTCAGTTCAAGCAGTCTACGTACCAGCTGACGATTTAACTGACCCTGCCCCAGCAACTACTTTTACACACCTTGATGCTAAAACCGTCCTTGACCGGAACATTGCTGCACTTGGTATTTACCCTGCTGTGGATCCACTTGAGTCATCTTCGCGTTTACTCCACCCATTAGTAGTTGGTAATGAACACTATGAAGTAGCTCACAGTGTAATTAACATTTTGCAACACTTTAAGGAATTGCAAGACATTATTGCCATCCTTGGTGTGGGTGAACTTAGCGAAGAAGATAAATTAACCGTGATTCGTGCGCGGAGAATTAGAAACTTTCTCTCGCAACCTTTCACAGTGGCAGAAAAATTCTCTGGTAAAAAAGGTCAATATGTCAAACTTGCTGACACCATTCGTTCATTCCGTGCAATTTTAGATGGTAAATACGATGATGTACCGGAAGATATGTTCTTCTATGCTGGTAGCATAGATGATGTTGATGCTCGTTACCAAGCTTACAAACAACAGCTTGCTCAAGCCAAAGCTACGCAAGCAGCTCAAAGTCAAGACACCACCTCAACCAAAGCGACTAACTAA
- the atpG gene encoding ATP synthase F1 subunit gamma codes for MAGLSTLKNRMNAVHSIKKITHAMELVSASKLKKNRYEYNNVKVYADAVKRSFDAIFQHIEPQEVNRLLQSNKTNKHLYIVFTGDLGLAGSYNSSVIKLARQTIKPNDKVLVIGSKGMAGLHKYFEKQIIYYKKSEEFIDHYLLVKEIAQFVQLLYREEKFETIRVIYSKYVNNLVQKETCENIFPYEFKNQSNLPKDSKFLHAAIEFEPSPEIVIQEAIPQYLNAQIFFAYSSSKLSELAARRSAMETATDNANELLEDLNIKYNRKRQSNITQEINEIVSGANAV; via the coding sequence ATGGCAGGACTTTCAACTTTAAAAAACCGAATGAATGCCGTGCATTCGATTAAAAAAATTACTCACGCAATGGAATTAGTGTCAGCTTCAAAACTAAAAAAGAATCGTTATGAATATAACAATGTCAAAGTTTATGCTGACGCGGTGAAACGTTCTTTTGATGCGATTTTTCAACACATTGAACCGCAAGAAGTCAACCGTTTACTGCAAAGTAACAAAACAAACAAACACTTATACATAGTTTTCACTGGTGACCTCGGGTTAGCTGGTTCGTACAATTCGAGTGTAATTAAGTTAGCTCGGCAAACAATTAAACCGAACGACAAAGTGTTAGTGATTGGTTCTAAGGGAATGGCTGGGTTACACAAGTACTTTGAAAAACAAATTATTTACTACAAAAAAAGTGAAGAATTTATTGATCACTATTTGTTAGTGAAAGAAATTGCGCAGTTTGTGCAATTGCTGTACCGTGAAGAAAAATTTGAAACTATTCGTGTAATTTATAGTAAGTACGTTAACAACTTAGTGCAAAAAGAAACTTGTGAAAACATTTTTCCTTACGAATTCAAAAACCAAAGCAATTTGCCTAAAGACAGCAAATTCTTACACGCAGCCATTGAATTTGAACCTTCACCTGAAATTGTTATTCAGGAAGCAATTCCACAATACTTAAATGCTCAAATCTTTTTCGCTTATTCTTCTTCCAAACTAAGCGAACTAGCAGCTCGTCGGAGTGCGATGGAAACTGCCACCGACAACGCCAACGAACTCTTAGAAGATCTTAATATTAAATACAATCGCAAGCGCCAAAGCAATATTACCCAAGAAATTAATGAAATTGTTTCTGGTGCAAACGCAGTTTAG
- the atpA gene encoding F0F1 ATP synthase subunit alpha, giving the protein MANSIHDIATIIKERIKNFSLSKIDYSEVGHVITIGDGIALVSGLEKAKNGEIILFKNNIYGLTLNLEEEVIGVAIFGNAESLMEGDECHRTGEVISVPVGDALLGRVVNALGEPIDGKGPLQTTKKAEIFKVAPGVMTRKEVNQPLQTGILAIDSMIPIGRGQRELIIGDRQTGKTAIATDTIINQKDKNVKCVYVAIGQKNSTVAQIVQKLSDFGAMDYTTVVVAGASELAPQQYIAPYSGVTIAEEWMANGQDVLIVYDDLSKHAVAYRTLSLLLRRPPGREAYPGDIFYLHSQLLERAARVTPQFGGGSITALPIIETQQGDISAYIPTNVISITDGQIFTKESLFNAGQKPAVDVGFSVSRVGSAAQIKAIKETSSSLKLELAQYNEMLAFAQFDSDLDESTKNILQHGAKVYEFLKQPQYSPINEATQVAILLGIKEKVINPLPLDKIALYRQEVFDFVNHSAAGQEYVSKLQANNKALNDELKLLLMTNLVQIVQKIIATIPNYDPSNFLPIPQQWLDAINK; this is encoded by the coding sequence ATGGCTAATTCAATTCATGATATAGCAACCATCATTAAAGAACGCATCAAGAATTTTAGTTTGAGTAAAATCGATTATTCTGAAGTCGGACATGTGATTACCATTGGTGATGGCATCGCACTAGTAAGTGGGCTTGAAAAAGCAAAAAATGGAGAAATTATTCTCTTTAAAAATAATATTTATGGTTTAACACTTAATCTCGAAGAAGAAGTGATTGGTGTTGCCATTTTCGGTAACGCCGAAAGTTTAATGGAAGGTGATGAGTGTCACCGTACTGGTGAAGTAATTAGTGTGCCAGTTGGCGATGCACTGCTTGGACGTGTTGTGAATGCGCTCGGTGAACCTATTGATGGTAAGGGGCCACTCCAAACAACCAAGAAAGCTGAAATTTTCAAAGTTGCACCTGGGGTAATGACGCGGAAAGAAGTAAACCAACCTTTACAAACAGGAATTTTAGCTATCGATTCAATGATTCCAATTGGTCGTGGCCAACGTGAATTAATCATTGGTGATCGTCAAACAGGTAAAACTGCCATTGCAACTGACACCATTATTAACCAAAAAGATAAAAACGTGAAGTGTGTGTATGTGGCAATTGGCCAAAAAAATTCAACTGTGGCTCAAATTGTGCAAAAACTTAGTGATTTTGGTGCGATGGACTATACCACTGTGGTAGTAGCGGGTGCTAGTGAATTGGCTCCTCAACAATACATCGCTCCTTACTCAGGGGTTACTATCGCCGAAGAATGAATGGCTAATGGACAAGATGTGCTCATTGTTTATGATGATCTCAGTAAACATGCTGTGGCATACCGTACATTGTCATTATTGTTACGTCGTCCTCCTGGCCGTGAAGCTTACCCAGGCGATATTTTCTACTTGCACTCACAATTACTTGAACGTGCCGCACGGGTAACTCCCCAATTTGGTGGTGGTTCAATTACCGCTTTACCAATTATCGAAACTCAACAAGGCGATATTTCCGCTTACATTCCTACCAATGTAATTTCGATTACTGATGGCCAAATTTTTACTAAGGAAAGTTTGTTTAATGCTGGTCAAAAACCAGCAGTAGACGTTGGTTTTAGTGTTTCACGGGTTGGTAGTGCTGCTCAAATTAAAGCAATTAAGGAAACGTCTTCTTCACTAAAACTTGAACTTGCCCAATACAACGAAATGTTAGCTTTTGCTCAATTTGACTCTGATCTTGATGAGAGTACCAAAAACATTTTGCAACACGGTGCCAAAGTTTATGAATTTTTAAAACAACCACAATATAGTCCAATTAACGAAGCTACTCAAGTGGCAATTCTTCTTGGCATCAAAGAAAAAGTAATTAATCCATTACCACTCGATAAAATCGCACTTTACCGCCAAGAAGTTTTCGACTTTGTAAATCATTCAGCTGCCGGTCAAGAATACGTAAGTAAGCTACAAGCCAATAACAAAGCCCTCAACGACGAATTGAAGTTGTTGTTAATGACCAACTTAGTGCAAATTGTGCAAAAAATTATTGCCACAATTCCTAACTATGACCCAAGTAACTTTTTACCAATTCCACAACAATGATTGGATGCAATTAACAAATAA
- the atpH gene encoding ATP synthase F1 subunit delta, translating into MYQKVNLDAYALAIFEIAQEQNVVDQTRQLLIALYHSVKNDNELINSLRDPEITKQEKYNYLKQIFADFPQNELVINFLMVIIEHGAISNLRWILSTYLKMTNEMLNVRYAKIFTAFPLSKEVLNKFKVRLENDYHCKVDIVNIIDPNIISGFKIKMDSVVIEHSLGKQLQQLSKTIKSEGDLNG; encoded by the coding sequence ATGTATCAAAAAGTTAATTTAGATGCCTATGCGTTAGCAATTTTTGAAATTGCACAAGAACAAAATGTTGTTGACCAAACACGTCAATTACTAATAGCCCTATATCATAGTGTTAAAAACGACAATGAGTTAATTAATTCATTGCGTGATCCTGAAATTACCAAGCAAGAAAAATATAATTATTTAAAGCAAATTTTTGCGGACTTTCCGCAAAATGAATTAGTAATCAATTTCTTGATGGTGATTATCGAACACGGAGCAATTAGTAACTTACGCTGAATTTTGTCTACCTATTTAAAAATGACTAACGAAATGTTAAATGTTCGTTATGCCAAAATTTTTACCGCATTCCCGCTTTCAAAAGAAGTACTCAACAAATTTAAAGTGCGTTTGGAAAATGATTATCACTGTAAAGTTGACATTGTCAACATTATTGACCCCAACATAATTAGTGGTTTTAAAATCAAGATGGATTCAGTAGTGATTGAACATTCATTAGGTAAACAATTACAACAACTTAGCAAAACAATTAAAAGCGAAGGAGATCTCAATGGCTAA
- the atpF gene encoding F0F1 ATP synthase subunit B encodes MQLAETQPEGVTALSQDIREKVEKIFPSVPIMIATVIAFLLTMVILYFLAYKPIKKAIKARQDYIQNNIDSASQLNEQAAEKLVQANLKLSEANSQADQIVQDGIAKSNKLVREYVDYARKTSKRMIEEARVNIDKEHAEFLTSSRVYIAQAATELSHKILGQSVNQEMQSQIIDAYLCDDSLCESNLNKFDKHDNNLDTNENVTTVTPTQTSVKKTQK; translated from the coding sequence ATGCAGCTGGCTGAAACTCAACCTGAAGGAGTAACGGCCCTTTCGCAAGATATTCGCGAAAAAGTAGAAAAAATCTTTCCTTCTGTGCCAATTATGATTGCCACCGTGATTGCTTTTTTGTTAACGATGGTAATTCTCTACTTTTTGGCATATAAGCCAATTAAAAAGGCGATTAAAGCTCGCCAAGATTACATTCAAAACAATATAGATAGTGCAAGTCAACTAAACGAACAAGCAGCAGAAAAACTTGTGCAAGCAAATCTTAAATTATCAGAAGCAAACTCACAAGCCGACCAAATCGTGCAAGATGGGATTGCAAAATCAAACAAATTAGTTCGTGAGTATGTGGACTATGCTCGAAAAACTTCAAAACGTATGATTGAAGAAGCACGTGTTAATATTGACAAAGAACATGCTGAATTTTTAACTTCATCACGCGTTTATATTGCGCAAGCAGCCACAGAGCTTTCACACAAAATTCTTGGTCAAAGTGTCAACCAAGAGATGCAAAGTCAAATTATTGATGCTTATTTGTGTGACGATTCATTATGCGAATCAAATCTCAATAAATTTGACAAACACGATAATAACTTAGACACAAACGAAAATGTTACAACTGTTACTCCCACACAAACTAGTGTAAAAAAAACTCAAAAGTAG
- the atpE gene encoding ATP synthase F0 subunit C: protein MKEGLTAIGVGLAMIGVFGTGIGQGYAAGKASEAVGRNPEAASKIRQMMLIGSGIAESAAIYALVIAFVLLFKG from the coding sequence TTAAAAGAAGGTTTAACTGCCATTGGCGTTGGACTTGCAATGATTGGTGTTTTCGGAACAGGTATAGGTCAAGGTTATGCTGCTGGTAAAGCTTCAGAAGCTGTTGGTAGAAATCCAGAAGCAGCATCAAAAATTCGTCAAATGATGCTTATCGGTTCTGGTATTGCTGAATCTGCTGCAATTTATGCACTTGTTATTGCTTTTGTTCTTCTTTTCAAAGGATAG
- a CDS encoding F0F1 ATP synthase subunit A produces the protein MANDKWMAWNQPQLFSLFMTVLICLIISLVIFFQIKYKSKKDKAPTGFLIIAEGYVNFFDKTFDETTQGKLSKTRIYIFTLATFLFVGNLLGLIGLEPVVTSYSVPLTLALVSFIGIYVTGIFYQKFRFFKRYFNPLELLSQFTPLISLSFRIFGNILGGAMIMFIAYSGFGFIWDALFQTTTTWYFFAPILTPFLHMYFDIFGAFVQALVFSVLTVIYWTREAEGAVAKPKTDQKQNVQAISSQSNIY, from the coding sequence ATGGCGAATGATAAATGAATGGCTTGAAATCAACCTCAACTTTTTTCATTGTTTATGACAGTGTTAATTTGTTTGATTATTTCACTTGTAATCTTTTTTCAAATTAAATATAAGTCTAAAAAAGATAAAGCTCCAACTGGTTTCTTAATAATAGCTGAAGGTTATGTTAACTTTTTTGATAAAACTTTTGATGAAACAACTCAAGGCAAATTATCAAAAACTCGCATTTATATCTTTACTTTAGCAACATTCCTTTTTGTCGGCAATTTGTTAGGTTTGATTGGCCTTGAACCAGTAGTGACTTCCTATTCAGTTCCTTTAACACTAGCTTTAGTTAGTTTTATTGGAATTTATGTGACTGGTATTTTTTATCAAAAATTCAGATTTTTCAAGCGGTATTTTAACCCGCTTGAATTGCTGAGTCAATTCACACCACTAATTTCCTTAAGTTTCCGGATTTTTGGAAACATTTTAGGTGGAGCAATGATTATGTTCATTGCTTATTCAGGATTTGGGTTCATTTGAGATGCCTTGTTCCAAACAACTACAACTTGGTATTTCTTTGCTCCAATTTTGACACCGTTCTTACATATGTATTTTGATATTTTTGGTGCTTTTGTTCAAGCTTTAGTGTTTTCAGTTCTCACGGTAATTTATTGAACTAGAGAAGCTGAAGGTGCTGTGGCAAAACCAAAAACAGATCAAAAACAAAATGTACAAGCAATTTCTTCACAATCGAATATCTATTAA